The sequence CGCTGGGTGACGGCGATGCACACGAGCACGACGACGGCGGTCAGGGGAGCGGCCGCCGTGAAGTGTTCGCCCAGCAGCAGCGCCGACCACACCAGTGTGAGCAGGGGCTGAGCCAACTGCAACTGGCTCGCCCTGGGCACCCCGATGGCCGCCATCCCCCGGTACCAGACGACCAGTCCGAGGAACTGCGAACCCAGCGCCACCCAGAGCAGACCGGCGATCCCGTGCGCGGTCACCCGGTACGGCTCGTACGACAGCGCCAGCGCGGCGGCCGGCAGCGTCAGCGGCAGGCACAGCACCAGCGCCCAGCCGATGACCTGCCAGCCCGGCATCACCCGGGCCAGCAGCCCGCCCTCGGTGTACCCGGCGGCGCACACCAGCAGGGCCGCGAACAGACAGCCGTCGGCCGCGGTGAGCGCGCCGCCGCTCTGCACGACCGTGAACGTGAGCACCGCCACCGCGCCCGCCACCGCCGCGCACCAGAACCGGCGCGAGGGGCGGTGGCCGGTGCGCAGCGCGGAGCAGACGGCCGTGGTCAGCGGCAGCAGGCCCACCACGACGGCCGCGTGCGCGGTGGTGGAGGTGCGCAGCGCCAGCGTCGTCAGCGTCGGGAAGCCGAGAACCACGCCGAGCGCGACGACGGCGAGGCCGCGCAGGTGGCGCCGCTCGGGCGGCCGCACCTTCAGGGCCAGCAGGGCGCCGCCCGCGACCAGGGCGGCCAGGGCGCTGCGCACGGTCACCAGCGTCCAGGGGCCGAAGCCCTCCAGGCCCCAGGCGGTGGCCGGGAAGGTGAGGGAGAAGGCGGCGACGCCGAGGGCGGCGAGCGCGGTGCCGAGCGTCCGGTGCTCCGGCCCGGGAGCGGTGACCGCTATCGGGCCGGCCTCAGTAGCGCTACTCTGTGTCTTCATGCAAGAGCGTAGCAGCGTGGGAGAACTGGCGGAACAGCTCCGGAGGGAGCTGGACCGCTACTCGCCGGGTGGAAAGCTGCCGTCGAGCCGGGCACTGGTCGAGCGGTTCCGGGTGAGCCCGGTGACCGTCTCCCGGGCGCTCGCCCAGCTGGCCGCCGAGGGGCTGGTCCTCACCCGGCCCGGCGCGGGCGCCTTCCGGGCCCGCCCGCGCACCCCCGAGGCGCCGGCCGGGGACACCTCCTGGCAGGAGGTCGCGCTGAGCGCCGACGGCGCCGCCGACCTCGTGCCGCGCACGGTGGACGCCACCGGGGTCACCGTCTCGCTCGCCGCCCCGCCGCCCGGGGTGCTGGAGTTCAACGGCGGCTACCCGCACCCCTCGCTCCAGCCCGAGCGGGCCATGGCGGCGGCGCTCGCCCGCGCGGGGCGGCGGCCCGGCGCCTGGGGGCGGCCGCCGCTGGAGGGGCTGCCGGA is a genomic window of Streptomyces sp. WP-1 containing:
- a CDS encoding DMT family transporter → MKTQSSATEAGPIAVTAPGPEHRTLGTALAALGVAAFSLTFPATAWGLEGFGPWTLVTVRSALAALVAGGALLALKVRPPERRHLRGLAVVALGVVLGFPTLTTLALRTSTTAHAAVVVGLLPLTTAVCSALRTGHRPSRRFWCAAVAGAVAVLTFTVVQSGGALTAADGCLFAALLVCAAGYTEGGLLARVMPGWQVIGWALVLCLPLTLPAAALALSYEPYRVTAHGIAGLLWVALGSQFLGLVVWYRGMAAIGVPRASQLQLAQPLLTLVWSALLLGEHFTAAAPLTAVVVLVCIAVTQRS